A genome region from Oncorhynchus gorbuscha isolate QuinsamMale2020 ecotype Even-year linkage group LG26, OgorEven_v1.0, whole genome shotgun sequence includes the following:
- the LOC124016020 gene encoding uncharacterized protein LOC124016020 isoform X2 has protein sequence MFPTTGVLLLTVYLTGVHGQTLTESGPVIKTPGESNTLSCTTSGFTFSSHHLAWMKQAPGKGLEFVAFIHTGGSSPFYSQTVQDRFTISRDDSSSKLYLQMNSLKSEDTALYYCARYNNRAFDYWGKGTMVTVSSASSTAPTLFPLAQCGSGTGDMMTLGCIATGFTPASLTFKWNDEGGNSLTDFVQYPAVQTGGSYMGVSQLRVKRADWDSKTFECAVEHSAGSKKVPVKKQLQRVIPPNITLYPLWEELEVGSKVVILCILSGFYPDKLIVEWLLDEKTVTTSPVQRKLQSVEGEEKTFSLNSQLELDRSQWTQGSEVTCKATHNAAQGPPTGTPVSRTTSICSAFPSSTPSIHLESPRFRTVMTQTEVTATCVVHSEYDAKVSWLLDGKDPTSRTPVNQASRTTQSISSSLTLPSSQWKTLNTITCRAEHRCFNSTEKTSNVKGPAVSSTPTVLIRRSLPELLKGDSAVLECAITQLSSSDLYVTFQANGVDFPEKQYVDLPASKGPHSLTRRFSIPKSHWKTDNTFTCKVNQGYSNSWVSSSKVKLFGELSMEILLVPSEESSGSGTQKLMCSGWGFNPKIKWLSGSEQRYAADNEIRMGEDGHVALTSHITVTQQEWNEGKVFICEVDDKDLQKTVRKSTSLCTGTFPSSTPSIHLETPRFRTVMTQTEVTATCVVHSAYDAKVSWLLDGKDPTSRTPVNQASRTTQSISSNLTLSSSQWKTLNTITCRAEHRCFNSTEKTSNLKGPAVSSTPTVLIRRSLPELLKGDSAVLECAITQLSSSDLYVTFQANGVDFPEKQYVDLPASKGPHSLTRRFSIPKSHWKTDNTFTCKVNQGFSNSLVSSSKVKLFGELSMEILLVPSEESSGSGTQKLMCSGWGFNPKIKWLSGSEQRSAADNEIRMGEDGHVALTSHITVTQQEWNEGKVFICEVDDKDLQKTVRKSTSLCTGTFPSSTPSIHLETPRFRTVMTQTEVTATCVVHSAYDAKVSWLLDGKDPTSRTPVNQASRTTQSISSNLTLSSSQWKTLNTITCRAEHRCFNSTEKTSNLKGSVTPTAPTATLLQGPSELVCLVLGFSPSDINITWLLDNVTELWNNNTSTPYRAPGGMFGIRSHLSLAHQDWAPGAVYTCRVTHTTQTLALNISKPGVSLSVHSILIQEHVPDASLFLASFIIVVEHYSLDSRLACFCNFFSLKISSFILSRAP, from the exons GCTTTTGACTACTGGGGGAAAGGCACAATGGTTACCGTTTCATCAG CCTCATCAACTGCTCCGACTTTGTTCCCTCTTGCGCAATGTGGCTCCGGGACCGGAGATATGATGACTCTGGGTTGCATTGCCACTGGCTTCACGCCTGCCTCCCTCACCTTCAAATGGAATGACGAAGGCGGGAATTCCCTGACTGATTTCGTTCAGTACCCTGCGGTCCAAACCGGTGGAAGCTACATGGGAGTCAGTCAACTCCGTGTAAAGAGAGCAGACTGGGACAGTAAAACATTTGAATGCGCCGTGGAACATTCTGCTGGATCAAAGAAAGTACCAGTGAAAAAACAAC TGCAGCGGGTCATTCCTCCAAATATCACACTGTATCCTCTCTGGGAGGAACTGGAGGTAGGATCGAAGGTGGTAATCCTCTGCATCCTGAGTGGGTTCTACCCTGACAAACTGATTGTGGAGTGGCTGCTAGATGAAAAGACTGTGACCACATCTCCAGTCCAGCGGAAGCTGCAGAGTGTAGAAGGTGAGGAGAAAACATTCAGCCTGAACAGCCAGCTGGAGCTGGACCGGAGCCAATGGACTCAAGGGTCAGAGGTCACATGCAAGGCCACCCACAATGCAGCACAAGGACCACCTACAGGAACGCCAGTCTCCAGGACCACCAGTATTTGCTCAG CGTTTCCCTCGTctactccatccatccacctggaGAGCCCCAGATTCAGGACAGTGATGACACAGACTGAGGTAACAGCTACATGTGTGGTCCACTCTGAGTATGACGCCAAAGTGTCCTGGCTTCTGGATGGAAAAGACCCAACCAGCAGGACCCCAGTGAACCAAGCCAGCAGGACAACTCAGAGCATCAGCAGTAGCCTGACTCTTCCCTCAAGCCAATGGAAAACCCTGAACACAATAACATGCAGAGCTGAACATCGCTGCTTCAACTCCACAGAGAAGACCAGTAATGTTAAAG gaCCTGCAGTGAGCAGCACTCCCACAGTTCTGATCAGGAGGTCTCTCCCAGAGTTACTGAAGGGAGACAGTGCTGTGCTGGAGTGTGCCATCACACAACTCTCCTCCAGTGACCTCTATGTCACCTTTCAGGCCAATGGGGTTGATTTCCCTGAGAAACAGTATGTGGATCTGCCTGCCTCCAAAGGCCCCCATTCACTCACCAGACGGTTCTCTATCCCCAAATCACACTGGAAGACAGACAACACTTTCACCTGTAAAGTGAACCAAGGCTACTCCAACAGCTGGGTGTCTAGCTCCAAAGTCAAGCTTTTTG GTGAACTGTCCATGGAAATCCTTCTTGTCCCCAGTGAGGAGTCGTCTGGCTCAGGGACCCAGAAACTCATGTGTTCTGGGTGGGGCTTCAACCCTAAGATCAAGTGGCTCTCTGGGTCTGAACAGAGGTATGCAGCAGACAATGAGATAAGGATGGGGGAAGACGGACATGTGGCACTAACCAGTCatatcacagtaacacagcaggagtGGAATGAGGGGAaggtcttcatctgtgaggtagaTGACAAAGATCTTCAGAAAACTGTCAGGAAGAGCACCAGTTTATGCACAGGTA CTTTTCCCTCGTctactccatccatccacctggaGACTCCCAGATTCAGGACAGTGATGACACAGACTGAGGTAACAGCTACATGTGTGGTCCACTCTGCGTATGACGCCAAAGTGTCCTGGCTTCTGGATGGAAAAGACCCAACCAGTAGGACCCCAGTGAACCAGGCCAGCAGGACAACTCAGAGCATCAGCAGTAACCTGACTCTTTCATCAAGCCAATGGAAAACCCTGAACACAATAACATGCAGAGCTGAACATCGCTGCTTCAACTCCACAGAGAAGACCAGTAATCTTAAAG gaCCTGCAGTGAGCAGCACTCCCACAGTTCTGATCAGGAGGTCTCTCCCAGAGTTACTGAAGGGAGACAGTGCTGTGCTGGAGTGTGCCATCACACAACTCTCCTCCAGTGACCTCTATGTCACCTTTCAGGCCAATGGGGTTGATTTCCCTGAGAAACAGTATGTGGATCTGCCTGCCTCCAAAGGCCCCCATTCACTCACCAGACGGTTCTCTATCCCCAAATCACACTGGAAGACAGACAACACTTTCACCTGTAAAGTTAACCAAGGTTTCTCCAACAGCTTGGTGTCTAGCTCCAAAGTCAAGCTTTTTG GTGAACTGTCCATGGAAATCCTTCTTGTCCCCAGTGAGGAGTCGTCTGGCTCAGGGACCCAGAAACTCATGTGTTCTGGGTGGGGCTTCAACCCTAAAATCAAGTGGCTCTCTGGGTCTGAACAGAGGTCTGCAGCAGACAATGAGATAAGGATGGGGGAAGACGGACATGTGGCACTAACCAGTCatatcacagtaacacagcaggagtGGAATGAGGGGAaggtcttcatctgtgaggtagaTGACAAAGATCTTCAGAAAACTGTCAGGAAGAGCACCAGTTTATGCACAGGTA CTTTTCCCTCGTctactccatccatccacctggaGACTCCCAGATTCAGGACAGTGATGACACAGACTGAGGTAACAGCTACATGTGTGGTCCACTCTGCGTATGACGCCAAAGTGTCCTGGCTTCTGGATGGAAAAGACCCAACCAGTAGGACCCCAGTGAACCAGGCCAGCAGGACAACTCAGAGCATCAGCAGTAACCTGACTCTTTCCTCAAGCCAATGGAAAACCCTGAACACAATAACATGCAGAGCTGAACATCGCTGCTTCAACTCCACAGAGAAGACCAGTAATCTTAAAG gctcagTGACCCCCACCGCACCAACAGCAACCCTGCTCCAGGGTCCCAGTGAGCTCGTCTGCCTGGTGCTTGGCTTCAGCCCTTCAGACATCAACATCACCTGGCTGCTGGACAACGTCACAGAGCTGTGGAACAACAACACTAGCACCCCCTACAGGGCACCAGGAGGAATGTTCGGCATCAGGAGCCACCTTAGCCTGGCACACCAGGACTGGGCACCGGGGGCTGTTTACACCTGCAGGGTGACCCACACCACCCAGACTCTGGCCCTGAACATATCCAAACcaggtgtctctctgtctgttcactcAATTCTGATACAAGAACATGTTCCTGATGCTAGCCTCTTTCTAGCCTCTTTCATCATTGTAGTAGAGCATTACAGTTTGGATTCCAGGCTAGCCTGTTTCTGCAACTTTTTCTCACTGAAAATCTCCTCTTTCATTTTGAGTAGAGCTCCTTGA
- the LOC124016020 gene encoding uncharacterized protein LOC124016020 isoform X5, with translation MVTVSSASSTAPTLFPLAQCGSGTGDMMTLGCIATGFTPASLTFKWNDEGGNSLTDFVQYPAVQTGGSYMGVSQLRVKRADWDSKTFECAVEHSAGSKKVPVKKQLQRVIPPNITLYPLWEELEVGSKVVILCILSGFYPDKLIVEWLLDEKTVTTSPVQRKLQSVEGEEKTFSLNSQLELDRSQWTQGSEVTCKATHNAAQGPPTGTPVSRTTSICSAFPSSTPSIHLESPRFRTVMTQTEVTATCVVHSEYDAKVSWLLDGKDPTSRTPVNQASRTTQSISSSLTLPSSQWKTLNTITCRAEHRCFNSTEKTSNVKGPAVSSTPTVLIRRSLPELLKGDSAVLECAITQLSSSDLYVTFQANGVDFPEKQYVDLPASKGPHSLTRRFSIPKSHWKTDNTFTCKVNQGYSNSWVSSSKVKLFGELSMEILLVPSEESSGSGTQKLMCSGWGFNPKIKWLSGSEQRYAADNEIRMGEDGHVALTSHITVTQQEWNEGKVFICEVDDKDLQKTVRKSTSLCTGTFPSSTPSIHLETPRFRTVMTQTEVTATCVVHSAYDAKVSWLLDGKDPTSRTPVNQASRTTQSISSNLTLSSSQWKTLNTITCRAEHRCFNSTEKTSNLKGPAVSSTPTVLIRRSLPELLKGDSAVLECAITQLSSSDLYVTFQANGVDFPEKQYVDLPASKGPHSLTRRFSIPKSHWKTDNTFTCKVNQGFSNSLVSSSKVKLFGELSMEILLVPSEESSGSGTQKLMCSGWGFNPKIKWLSGSEQRSAADNEIRMGEDGHVALTSHITVTQQEWNEGKVFICEVDDKDLQKTVRKSTSLCTGTFPSSTPSIHLETPRFRTVMTQTEVTATCVVHSAYDAKVSWLLDGKDPTSRTPVNQASRTTQSISSNLTLSSSQWKTLNTITCRAEHRCFNSTEKTSNLKGSVTPTAPTATLLQGPSELVCLVLGFSPSDINITWLLDNVTELWNNNTSTPYRAPGGMFGIRSHLSLAHQDWAPGAVYTCRVTHTTQTLALNISKPGVSLSVHSILIQEHVPDASLFLASFIIVVEHYSLDSRLACFCNFFSLKISSFILSRAP, from the exons ATGGTTACTGTTTCATCAG CCTCATCAACTGCTCCGACTTTGTTCCCTCTTGCGCAATGTGGCTCCGGGACCGGAGATATGATGACTCTGGGTTGCATTGCCACTGGCTTCACGCCTGCCTCCCTCACCTTCAAATGGAATGACGAAGGCGGGAATTCCCTGACTGATTTCGTTCAGTACCCTGCGGTCCAAACCGGTGGAAGCTACATGGGAGTCAGTCAACTCCGTGTAAAGAGAGCAGACTGGGACAGTAAAACATTTGAATGCGCCGTGGAACATTCTGCTGGATCAAAGAAAGTACCAGTGAAAAAACAAC TGCAGCGGGTCATTCCTCCAAATATCACACTGTATCCTCTCTGGGAGGAACTGGAGGTAGGATCGAAGGTGGTAATCCTCTGCATCCTGAGTGGGTTCTACCCTGACAAACTGATTGTGGAGTGGCTGCTAGATGAAAAGACTGTGACCACATCTCCAGTCCAGCGGAAGCTGCAGAGTGTAGAAGGTGAGGAGAAAACATTCAGCCTGAACAGCCAGCTGGAGCTGGACCGGAGCCAATGGACTCAAGGGTCAGAGGTCACATGCAAGGCCACCCACAATGCAGCACAAGGACCACCTACAGGAACGCCAGTCTCCAGGACCACCAGTATTTGCTCAG CGTTTCCCTCGTctactccatccatccacctggaGAGCCCCAGATTCAGGACAGTGATGACACAGACTGAGGTAACAGCTACATGTGTGGTCCACTCTGAGTATGACGCCAAAGTGTCCTGGCTTCTGGATGGAAAAGACCCAACCAGCAGGACCCCAGTGAACCAAGCCAGCAGGACAACTCAGAGCATCAGCAGTAGCCTGACTCTTCCCTCAAGCCAATGGAAAACCCTGAACACAATAACATGCAGAGCTGAACATCGCTGCTTCAACTCCACAGAGAAGACCAGTAATGTTAAAG gaCCTGCAGTGAGCAGCACTCCCACAGTTCTGATCAGGAGGTCTCTCCCAGAGTTACTGAAGGGAGACAGTGCTGTGCTGGAGTGTGCCATCACACAACTCTCCTCCAGTGACCTCTATGTCACCTTTCAGGCCAATGGGGTTGATTTCCCTGAGAAACAGTATGTGGATCTGCCTGCCTCCAAAGGCCCCCATTCACTCACCAGACGGTTCTCTATCCCCAAATCACACTGGAAGACAGACAACACTTTCACCTGTAAAGTGAACCAAGGCTACTCCAACAGCTGGGTGTCTAGCTCCAAAGTCAAGCTTTTTG GTGAACTGTCCATGGAAATCCTTCTTGTCCCCAGTGAGGAGTCGTCTGGCTCAGGGACCCAGAAACTCATGTGTTCTGGGTGGGGCTTCAACCCTAAGATCAAGTGGCTCTCTGGGTCTGAACAGAGGTATGCAGCAGACAATGAGATAAGGATGGGGGAAGACGGACATGTGGCACTAACCAGTCatatcacagtaacacagcaggagtGGAATGAGGGGAaggtcttcatctgtgaggtagaTGACAAAGATCTTCAGAAAACTGTCAGGAAGAGCACCAGTTTATGCACAGGTA CTTTTCCCTCGTctactccatccatccacctggaGACTCCCAGATTCAGGACAGTGATGACACAGACTGAGGTAACAGCTACATGTGTGGTCCACTCTGCGTATGACGCCAAAGTGTCCTGGCTTCTGGATGGAAAAGACCCAACCAGTAGGACCCCAGTGAACCAGGCCAGCAGGACAACTCAGAGCATCAGCAGTAACCTGACTCTTTCATCAAGCCAATGGAAAACCCTGAACACAATAACATGCAGAGCTGAACATCGCTGCTTCAACTCCACAGAGAAGACCAGTAATCTTAAAG gaCCTGCAGTGAGCAGCACTCCCACAGTTCTGATCAGGAGGTCTCTCCCAGAGTTACTGAAGGGAGACAGTGCTGTGCTGGAGTGTGCCATCACACAACTCTCCTCCAGTGACCTCTATGTCACCTTTCAGGCCAATGGGGTTGATTTCCCTGAGAAACAGTATGTGGATCTGCCTGCCTCCAAAGGCCCCCATTCACTCACCAGACGGTTCTCTATCCCCAAATCACACTGGAAGACAGACAACACTTTCACCTGTAAAGTTAACCAAGGTTTCTCCAACAGCTTGGTGTCTAGCTCCAAAGTCAAGCTTTTTG GTGAACTGTCCATGGAAATCCTTCTTGTCCCCAGTGAGGAGTCGTCTGGCTCAGGGACCCAGAAACTCATGTGTTCTGGGTGGGGCTTCAACCCTAAAATCAAGTGGCTCTCTGGGTCTGAACAGAGGTCTGCAGCAGACAATGAGATAAGGATGGGGGAAGACGGACATGTGGCACTAACCAGTCatatcacagtaacacagcaggagtGGAATGAGGGGAaggtcttcatctgtgaggtagaTGACAAAGATCTTCAGAAAACTGTCAGGAAGAGCACCAGTTTATGCACAGGTA CTTTTCCCTCGTctactccatccatccacctggaGACTCCCAGATTCAGGACAGTGATGACACAGACTGAGGTAACAGCTACATGTGTGGTCCACTCTGCGTATGACGCCAAAGTGTCCTGGCTTCTGGATGGAAAAGACCCAACCAGTAGGACCCCAGTGAACCAGGCCAGCAGGACAACTCAGAGCATCAGCAGTAACCTGACTCTTTCCTCAAGCCAATGGAAAACCCTGAACACAATAACATGCAGAGCTGAACATCGCTGCTTCAACTCCACAGAGAAGACCAGTAATCTTAAAG gctcagTGACCCCCACCGCACCAACAGCAACCCTGCTCCAGGGTCCCAGTGAGCTCGTCTGCCTGGTGCTTGGCTTCAGCCCTTCAGACATCAACATCACCTGGCTGCTGGACAACGTCACAGAGCTGTGGAACAACAACACTAGCACCCCCTACAGGGCACCAGGAGGAATGTTCGGCATCAGGAGCCACCTTAGCCTGGCACACCAGGACTGGGCACCGGGGGCTGTTTACACCTGCAGGGTGACCCACACCACCCAGACTCTGGCCCTGAACATATCCAAACcaggtgtctctctgtctgttcactcAATTCTGATACAAGAACATGTTCCTGATGCTAGCCTCTTTCTAGCCTCTTTCATCATTGTAGTAGAGCATTACAGTTTGGATTCCAGGCTAGCCTGTTTCTGCAACTTTTTCTCACTGAAAATCTCCTCTTTCATTTTGAGTAGAGCTCCTTGA